The Mesorhizobium loti DNA segment AAACGGTGTTTTCCAAACAGCTTGCCGAAGATGTATTGCAGCACGTCGCTGCCTTGCACGACGATGATCAGGAAGGCGATCAGCAGCAGGTTGCGGCCTTCGAAGCCGGGCACGTCGAGCGTGAGCAGCGCCGGGACATGGCTGACGCAATAGACCGAGATCATCACAGCCCATTGCTGCGCGGCGATCCGCTCGAGGAAGCGTTCGGTGTCGCCATGCAGCGCGGTGATGGCCGGCATCAACAGGAAGCAATAGACCGGAATGAAGATGACGAAGAGGCCGTACCAGGCGGTCCACACCAGCCAATACTGAAACGGGATGATGATGCCGAACATGCCAAGCAGCACCCAATGGTCGCTGCGGCGCGTGTGTGTCAGCGTCACGAATTCGCGCAGCGACGCGAAGGAAATCAGCGCGAACAGGATGGTCAGCCCGTAGCGGCCGAAGAAGAAGGCGACCGTCATCAGCGCCACCATTACCCACCACGCATTGATGCGCTGGGTGAGATTGACCAGCGTCGAACTCAGCGGCTTCGGCGCCCGCGCCGACAGTATGGCGGCGACGATGCTGGCAGTCGTCAGCACCACGAACAGGCCGATGATCAG contains these protein-coding regions:
- a CDS encoding phosphatidate cytidylyltransferase, encoding MRHDISILIIGLFVVLTTASIVAAILSARAPKPLSSTLVNLTQRINAWWVMVALMTVAFFFGRYGLTILFALISFASLREFVTLTHTRRSDHWVLLGMFGIIIPFQYWLVWTAWYGLFVIFIPVYCFLLMPAITALHGDTERFLERIAAQQWAVMISVYCVSHVPALLTLDVPGFEGRNLLLIAFLIIVVQGSDVLQYIFGKLFGKHRFSPTVSPSKTWEGLIGGLVSASLLGALLSFVTPFSPLQAAFVAFVICSMGFLGGLVASAIKRDQGVKDWGHLIEGHGGMMDRTDSLIFAAPIFFHIVRYFWTV